A single Natronorubrum sediminis DNA region contains:
- a CDS encoding DsrE/DsrF/DrsH-like family protein, which produces MSTDEPVTTTDETETGAELDPAELAELRERVDELEASMADRDDGDGQKKMVIVATQGSFDMAYPPLILGSTAAAFGWEVIVFHTFWGLDILHEEKSKNLKLSAVGNPNMPVPNALAAIPGMDRMATRMMEKKIDENGTATIEELIDLSLESGVDLQACQMTIELMDYDEEDFYDGVTTGVGAATALQHMAESDIQLLV; this is translated from the coding sequence ATGAGTACGGACGAACCGGTGACGACGACCGACGAGACCGAGACCGGCGCAGAGCTCGACCCCGCCGAGTTAGCGGAACTTCGCGAACGAGTCGACGAACTCGAGGCGTCGATGGCCGACAGAGACGACGGTGACGGACAGAAGAAGATGGTCATCGTCGCCACGCAGGGAAGTTTCGATATGGCGTACCCGCCGTTGATCCTCGGGAGCACGGCCGCCGCGTTCGGCTGGGAGGTCATCGTCTTCCACACGTTCTGGGGACTCGACATTCTCCACGAGGAGAAATCGAAGAACCTCAAACTGAGTGCCGTCGGCAACCCGAACATGCCGGTTCCGAACGCGCTCGCCGCGATTCCCGGCATGGACCGCATGGCCACGCGAATGATGGAAAAAAAGATCGACGAGAACGGCACGGCCACCATCGAGGAACTCATCGACCTCTCACTCGAGAGCGGCGTCGACCTTCAGGCGTGCCAGATGACGATCGAACTGATGGACTACGACGAGGAGGACTTCTACGACGGCGTCACGACGGGCGTCGGTGCGGCCACCGCGTTACAGCATATGGCCGAATCCGATAT
- a CDS encoding sulfurtransferase TusA family protein: MSSEYETTETLDVKGQSCPMPIVKTKQAIDDLEGGAVLEVLSTDSGSMSDIQGWADGTDGVELLEQVEDGDLYIHYVEKAP; encoded by the coding sequence ATGAGTTCAGAATACGAGACCACGGAGACGCTCGACGTGAAAGGACAGTCGTGCCCAATGCCCATCGTCAAAACCAAACAAGCGATCGACGATCTCGAGGGCGGCGCTGTTCTCGAGGTACTGTCAACCGATTCGGGCAGCATGAGCGACATTCAGGGCTGGGCCGACGGCACCGACGGAGTCGAACTCCTCGAGCAGGTCGAGGACGGAGACCTCTACATCCACTACGTCGAGAAGGCACCGTAA
- a CDS encoding MBL fold metallo-hydrolase — translation MDDMDFPVADVDVESVTASELKGRIDAGEDVTLLDARMESDYEEWRIDGETVSSINVPYFHFLDEEVDDEILARVPDDREITVLCAKGGASEFVAGSLKEAGYDVNHLEEGMNGWARIYEAVEVERYDGAGTLYQYQRPSSGCLGYFVHDGDEAAVIDPLRAFTDRYLEDADDLDVDLKYAIDTHIHADHISGVRNLAEEGVEGVIPAAAADRGVTYADDVTVTNDGDEFQVGDATIETVYTPGHTSGMTSYLIDDSLLATGDGLFVESVARPDLEEGDEGAEDAAKQLYESLQERVLSLPDETLVGGAHFSDAAAPAEDGTYTAQIGQLEDDMAALTMDEDEFVELILSDMPPRPANYEEIIATNLGQQETGDEEAFELELGPNNCAASQESLAGD, via the coding sequence ATGGACGATATGGACTTTCCAGTGGCGGATGTCGACGTCGAATCGGTGACGGCATCCGAGCTCAAAGGGCGCATCGACGCGGGTGAGGACGTAACGCTTCTCGACGCTCGAATGGAGTCGGACTACGAGGAGTGGCGCATCGACGGCGAGACAGTTTCGTCGATTAACGTCCCATACTTCCACTTTTTGGACGAAGAGGTCGACGACGAGATTCTTGCACGAGTTCCGGACGACCGTGAAATCACGGTCCTCTGTGCGAAAGGCGGCGCCAGCGAATTCGTCGCCGGTTCGCTCAAAGAAGCAGGCTACGACGTCAACCACCTCGAGGAGGGGATGAACGGCTGGGCGCGCATCTACGAGGCCGTCGAGGTCGAACGCTACGACGGCGCGGGGACGCTCTATCAGTACCAGCGTCCCTCCTCGGGTTGTCTCGGCTACTTCGTCCACGACGGCGACGAAGCGGCCGTCATCGACCCGCTGCGCGCGTTTACCGACCGCTATCTCGAGGACGCCGACGACCTCGACGTCGACCTGAAATACGCGATCGACACGCACATCCACGCGGATCACATCTCGGGTGTTCGAAACCTCGCCGAGGAGGGCGTCGAGGGCGTCATTCCCGCGGCCGCAGCCGACCGCGGCGTCACCTACGCCGACGACGTGACGGTGACCAACGACGGCGACGAGTTCCAGGTCGGCGACGCCACCATCGAGACGGTTTACACGCCCGGTCACACGTCCGGGATGACCTCGTATCTGATCGACGACTCGCTGCTCGCGACCGGCGACGGCCTGTTCGTCGAGAGCGTCGCCCGCCCCGACCTCGAAGAGGGTGACGAGGGCGCCGAAGACGCCGCCAAACAGCTCTACGAGTCCCTGCAGGAGCGCGTGCTTTCGCTGCCCGACGAAACGCTCGTCGGCGGCGCTCACTTCAGCGACGCGGCCGCTCCCGCCGAAGACGGCACGTACACGGCGCAGATCGGTCAGCTCGAGGATGACATGGCCGCTCTGACGATGGACGAAGACGAGTTCGTCGAGTTGATCCTCTCGGACATGCCGCCCCGTCCGGCCAACTACGAAGAGATCATCGCGACGAACCTCGGCCAGCAAGAGACCGGCGACGAGGAAGCGTTCGAACTCGAACTCGGCCCGAACAACTGCGCCGCCAGCCAGGAGTCGCTGGCCGGTGACTAA
- a CDS encoding YeeE/YedE family protein, giving the protein MVTELFAPALYETLFPVGISRYAVGGVLVGLGAVVIYLGTGITAGASTFLESTLSYVSDQSRFQRYRASRDWRIVFTLGIIAGAFVYALTFQSGVVSSGLYESGTTGQLHEVGGITVWLTDVQPWRLFLGGILVGIGTRIGKGCTSGHGVCGVGSASKTSIVGVMTFLIVAIGTAQIVMALGVSP; this is encoded by the coding sequence ATGGTAACTGAACTCTTCGCACCCGCGCTGTACGAGACGCTGTTCCCCGTCGGGATCAGTCGCTACGCTGTCGGGGGAGTGCTCGTCGGCCTCGGTGCCGTCGTCATCTACCTCGGCACGGGCATTACGGCCGGCGCGAGCACGTTCCTCGAGTCGACGCTGTCGTACGTCTCGGACCAATCGCGCTTCCAGCGTTATCGCGCCTCGCGTGACTGGCGGATCGTCTTTACGCTCGGTATCATCGCGGGCGCGTTCGTCTACGCGCTGACGTTCCAGTCCGGAGTGGTCTCGAGTGGGCTCTACGAGTCCGGCACGACCGGCCAGTTGCACGAAGTCGGCGGGATCACCGTCTGGCTGACCGACGTGCAGCCGTGGCGGCTGTTCCTCGGGGGAATCCTCGTCGGAATCGGCACCCGAATCGGAAAGGGCTGTACGTCGGGCCACGGCGTCTGTGGCGTCGGCTCGGCCTCGAAGACGTCGATCGTCGGCGTGATGACGTTCCTGATCGTGGCGATTGGGACGGCACAGATCGTGATGGCACTGGGGGTGAGTCCATAA
- a CDS encoding YeeE/YedE family protein: MPLIFVGGLIFGFGLGFSHMARPEVVLNFLQFEDFGLLFVMGGAAVITGIAFALVPRLFDRAPLTGDTYGRRLKSFDRNVLIGGAIFGVGWGLSGICPGAAYASLGVGNVTILWALAGMFVGAYLQGYWRSQRAASETTPAGAD; encoded by the coding sequence ATGCCGTTGATCTTCGTCGGCGGCCTGATCTTCGGCTTTGGCCTCGGTTTCAGTCACATGGCCCGCCCCGAGGTCGTCCTGAACTTCCTGCAGTTCGAGGACTTCGGACTGCTGTTCGTCATGGGTGGCGCGGCGGTCATCACCGGCATCGCCTTCGCGCTGGTGCCGCGGTTGTTCGACCGCGCGCCCCTGACGGGCGACACCTACGGCCGACGACTGAAGTCGTTCGACCGCAACGTCCTAATCGGCGGCGCGATTTTCGGCGTCGGCTGGGGGCTGTCGGGCATCTGTCCCGGCGCGGCCTACGCCAGCCTCGGCGTCGGTAACGTCACGATCCTCTGGGCGCTGGCCGGCATGTTCGTCGGCGCGTACCTTCAGGGGTACTGGCGCAGTCAGCGCGCTGCGTCCGAGACGACTCCTGCGGGCGCAGATTGA
- a CDS encoding DUF2267 domain-containing protein: protein MNFDEFTGEIQHRLELPDTGRTVRAIRATLMTLGERIPDGAARDLAASLPIEIKWYMTGAVVEHGQRFDWQEFLSRVSDREGDRTDKSEAAYHSRIIVDFVASQVPPSDFDQLRNQLPESGDDENWGKLFEVVDSGGWGDAQEAQTGGGPQPAAGPRTDSESTGVDGETEE from the coding sequence ATGAACTTCGACGAGTTCACCGGCGAAATACAGCACCGACTCGAACTACCGGATACCGGGCGAACCGTCCGCGCGATCCGTGCGACGCTCATGACGCTCGGCGAGCGGATTCCCGACGGCGCGGCCCGGGACCTCGCGGCGTCGTTGCCGATCGAGATCAAGTGGTACATGACCGGTGCAGTGGTCGAACACGGGCAGCGATTCGACTGGCAGGAGTTCCTCTCGAGGGTGAGCGACCGCGAGGGCGATCGAACCGACAAATCGGAAGCCGCCTATCACTCGCGGATTATCGTGGACTTCGTCGCGTCGCAGGTGCCGCCGTCAGATTTCGACCAGCTGCGAAATCAACTCCCCGAGAGCGGCGATGACGAGAACTGGGGGAAACTGTTCGAAGTGGTCGACAGCGGCGGCTGGGGCGACGCACAGGAGGCACAGACCGGCGGCGGACCACAGCCGGCGGCCGGGCCGCGGACGGACTCCGAATCGACTGGTGTGGACGGCGAAACCGAGGAGTGA
- a CDS encoding ABC1 kinase family protein, whose amino-acid sequence MKGYYLRYFQVLVRFFPVALALLRDRRRFLLFGSTRVVSTATHRNRAERITETMLDLGPAFIKVGQVLSTRPDIVPPTYVEQFATLQDQVPENTGGDPMSVLEAELGDELDLETVEPVAGGSLAFVYTAAYEGSDERIALKVRRPRLAAQIERDLRVIRGLVPLLATFADERQRYSLENVADDFEAIILEELDFEREAEIMDAIGSNFAEDDRIVVPATYDELCSERVIAMEYVEGRKITDDAAVERAETDRTELATLIARTYLKMGLVDGVFHADPHPGNLAVTDEGRVVIYDYGMSQRLTQQEQDDLTNLYRSLVRRDVDALLNTLIALELLDPTVDRVAVRQVLELVIENLEGRSDITWRLIITELLSMLHDFPFRIPPNVMLLIRVGTVGEGLCRSLDPEFDFIGVTRSFLVDHGFLESEFRTLLEDVGDDLRESGPVIARAPARFDAVFGQLERGELVVKTQPLDDSPDGDPASGYAVVSGALVVATAVLTFHDQPYELVALLGALGCFLQYVRIRRAHASSR is encoded by the coding sequence ATGAAGGGCTACTACCTGCGGTATTTCCAGGTCCTCGTTCGATTCTTCCCGGTCGCGCTCGCGTTGCTCAGAGATCGACGTCGGTTCCTGCTGTTCGGGTCCACTCGAGTAGTCTCGACGGCGACCCACCGAAATCGCGCCGAACGAATCACCGAAACGATGCTCGACCTCGGCCCCGCGTTCATCAAAGTCGGGCAGGTACTCTCGACGCGGCCGGATATCGTCCCCCCGACGTACGTCGAGCAGTTCGCGACGCTTCAGGATCAGGTGCCAGAAAACACCGGTGGCGACCCGATGTCCGTCCTCGAGGCGGAACTGGGCGACGAACTCGACCTCGAGACGGTCGAACCGGTTGCTGGCGGCTCGCTCGCGTTCGTCTACACCGCGGCATACGAGGGCAGTGACGAGCGAATCGCACTCAAGGTTCGCCGGCCGAGACTCGCCGCACAGATCGAACGCGACTTGCGCGTCATCAGGGGGCTCGTCCCGCTGCTCGCGACGTTCGCCGACGAGCGCCAGCGCTACTCACTCGAGAACGTCGCGGACGACTTCGAGGCGATCATCCTCGAGGAACTCGATTTCGAACGCGAGGCGGAGATCATGGACGCGATCGGATCGAACTTCGCGGAGGACGATCGAATCGTCGTCCCGGCGACGTACGACGAACTGTGTTCCGAGCGGGTGATCGCGATGGAGTACGTCGAGGGCCGAAAGATTACGGACGACGCGGCCGTCGAACGCGCCGAGACCGACCGGACGGAACTGGCGACGCTGATCGCTCGGACGTACCTGAAGATGGGACTCGTCGACGGCGTGTTCCACGCGGATCCCCACCCCGGAAACCTCGCCGTAACGGACGAGGGGCGGGTCGTGATCTACGATTACGGGATGAGCCAGCGGCTCACCCAACAGGAACAAGACGATCTGACGAATCTGTACCGCTCGCTGGTCCGTCGGGACGTCGACGCGCTGTTGAACACGCTCATCGCCCTCGAGCTCCTCGACCCGACCGTCGACCGAGTCGCCGTCCGGCAGGTCCTCGAGCTCGTGATCGAGAACCTCGAGGGCCGTTCGGACATTACCTGGCGGCTGATCATCACAGAATTGCTCTCGATGCTCCACGACTTTCCGTTTCGGATTCCGCCAAACGTGATGTTGCTCATCCGGGTCGGCACCGTCGGCGAAGGGCTCTGTCGCAGTCTCGATCCGGAGTTCGACTTTATCGGTGTCACGCGGTCGTTTCTGGTCGACCACGGATTCCTCGAGAGCGAGTTCCGGACGTTGCTCGAGGACGTCGGAGACGACCTTCGCGAATCGGGTCCCGTCATTGCCCGCGCGCCGGCACGCTTCGACGCGGTCTTCGGCCAACTCGAGCGCGGTGAACTCGTGGTCAAAACTCAGCCTTTAGACGACTCGCCCGATGGCGATCCAGCGTCCGGGTACGCCGTCGTTTCCGGCGCGCTCGTCGTGGCGACGGCCGTGTTGACGTTTCACGACCAGCCGTACGAACTCGTGGCGCTCCTCGGTGCACTCGGGTGTTTCCTCCAGTACGTTCGCATCCGTCGTGCTCACGCCTCGAGCCGATAA
- a CDS encoding heavy metal translocating P-type ATPase has translation MNEAVRSVSATAERQGPTERLVVRRQGIFVALTFVGMVGGLLGSWFDAPPWFVWGCYAGAYVFGGWYGLKESIAALREPAVEIDLLMIIAALGALYIGAPFEGAMLLFLFSLSGVLEEYAIGRSRTAIKSLIEMRPESARILRDGVEETIQLEDVEIGDVFVVRPGDRLPLDGVVESGQSTVDQSSLTGESVPVAKEPGDEVFSGTINETGSLEVRVTRHAQESAISRLIHMVERAQSKKAPTQQLIDRFEQPYVLGVFAMTAVAIALPIVLLNHAFEPTFYRAMTLMVAASPCAVIISTPAAVLSAISAGGRQGVLFKGGEHIETAGTVDAIAFDKTGTLTEGNTRLTDVNARDRLSTDGGLVADELLEDGSLTDDRLLTVAAAVQSRSEHHLAEATVEAAAECDLETPVATEFEAVVGKGVHATVQGRTIHIGNPRYVETVLDDRPIDGLADGLEAVRDLESAGKTSVLVVSETDERRCVLGWLAFTDTIRPDAAEMIDNLRERGIDQIVMLTGDNERVARYIADELGIDEVYAELLPEEKVTHIERMQERHEAVAMVGDGVNDAPALATADISVGMGGAGTDVALETADIVLMSDKLDRLPYAFALSRETSRTLYINFAIAFGAIAIMVVAILTAGIPLPVAVVGHEGSTVLVSLIGLRLLRFDD, from the coding sequence ATGAACGAAGCAGTGCGTTCCGTGTCGGCCACCGCCGAACGGCAGGGGCCGACGGAACGACTCGTCGTTCGACGGCAGGGGATATTCGTCGCGCTCACGTTCGTCGGGATGGTGGGCGGCCTTCTTGGCAGTTGGTTCGACGCCCCACCGTGGTTCGTCTGGGGCTGTTACGCGGGTGCCTACGTGTTCGGCGGCTGGTACGGACTCAAAGAATCCATCGCAGCACTTCGAGAGCCAGCGGTCGAGATCGACCTCTTGATGATTATCGCGGCCCTCGGTGCACTCTACATCGGCGCGCCGTTCGAAGGGGCGATGTTACTGTTTCTCTTCTCGCTGTCGGGGGTCCTCGAGGAGTACGCGATCGGTCGCTCGCGAACGGCGATCAAGTCGCTCATCGAAATGCGCCCGGAGTCGGCACGGATACTCCGCGACGGCGTCGAAGAGACGATCCAACTCGAGGACGTCGAAATCGGTGACGTGTTCGTCGTTCGTCCGGGTGACCGACTGCCCCTCGACGGCGTCGTCGAGAGCGGCCAGAGCACGGTCGATCAGTCGTCGCTCACCGGCGAGTCGGTTCCCGTGGCGAAAGAACCGGGTGACGAGGTGTTCAGCGGTACGATAAACGAGACGGGCAGCCTCGAGGTGCGGGTGACCCGTCACGCGCAGGAATCGGCTATCTCCCGGCTCATTCACATGGTCGAACGGGCACAGAGCAAGAAGGCCCCTACCCAGCAACTCATCGATCGATTCGAACAGCCCTACGTGCTGGGCGTCTTCGCGATGACTGCGGTCGCCATCGCGCTCCCGATCGTCCTCCTGAATCACGCCTTCGAGCCGACGTTCTACCGAGCCATGACGCTCATGGTCGCCGCCTCGCCCTGTGCGGTGATCATCTCGACGCCGGCGGCGGTCCTCTCGGCCATCTCCGCCGGCGGCCGACAGGGCGTCCTGTTCAAGGGCGGCGAACATATCGAAACGGCGGGCACCGTCGACGCCATCGCGTTCGACAAGACGGGGACGCTGACGGAGGGCAACACCCGTCTGACCGACGTGAACGCCCGCGACCGCCTCTCGACCGACGGTGGACTCGTCGCCGACGAACTGCTCGAGGACGGCTCGCTCACCGACGATCGACTGCTGACGGTCGCGGCCGCCGTCCAGTCGCGTTCCGAACACCACCTCGCGGAGGCCACCGTCGAGGCCGCTGCGGAGTGTGACCTCGAGACTCCTGTCGCGACCGAGTTCGAAGCCGTCGTCGGGAAAGGCGTTCACGCGACGGTTCAGGGGCGGACGATCCACATCGGGAACCCCCGCTACGTCGAGACCGTACTGGACGATCGACCAATCGACGGCCTCGCGGACGGACTCGAGGCCGTTCGGGATCTCGAGTCGGCGGGCAAGACGAGCGTGCTCGTCGTCAGCGAAACCGACGAGCGCCGCTGCGTCCTCGGGTGGCTCGCGTTCACCGACACGATACGCCCCGACGCGGCCGAGATGATCGACAACCTTCGCGAACGAGGTATCGACCAGATCGTCATGCTCACGGGTGACAACGAACGAGTCGCCCGATACATCGCCGACGAACTCGGCATCGACGAGGTGTACGCCGAGTTGCTCCCCGAGGAGAAGGTTACGCACATCGAACGCATGCAAGAACGCCACGAGGCCGTTGCGATGGTCGGCGACGGGGTGAACGACGCCCCCGCACTCGCGACGGCTGACATCAGCGTCGGCATGGGGGGTGCCGGAACTGACGTGGCACTCGAGACGGCCGATATCGTCCTCATGTCCGACAAACTCGATCGGCTCCCGTACGCTTTCGCGCTCAGCCGAGAGACCAGTCGCACCCTCTACATCAACTTCGCGATCGCCTTCGGCGCGATCGCGATCATGGTCGTCGCGATTCTCACGGCAGGAATCCCCCTCCCGGTCGCGGTAGTCGGTCACGAGGGATCGACCGTCCTTGTCAGCCTGATTGGCCTTCGACTGCTGCGCTTCGACGACTGA
- a CDS encoding class I SAM-dependent methyltransferase gives MGFHTFPVERADKLEDPSRYRFCSREELIEMLGLEAGTNADADADADADLVVADLGSGTGFYSRDVAPFVDTLYGVDIQAEMHERHREEGVPETVELVTAGIDSLPFDDGELDGAFSTMTHHEYATAETMAELARVIRTDGRLVTVDWSATGTGDEGPSMDERFGPDEVSRQLEDAGFSVERVHDRPETFAIVAER, from the coding sequence ATGGGATTTCACACGTTCCCCGTCGAGCGCGCCGACAAACTCGAGGACCCGTCTCGCTACCGCTTTTGTTCGCGCGAGGAACTGATCGAGATGCTCGGCCTCGAGGCCGGGACCAACGCCGACGCCGACGCTGACGCTGACGCTGACCTTGTCGTCGCCGATTTGGGATCGGGAACGGGTTTTTACTCGCGAGACGTCGCTCCGTTCGTCGACACGCTCTACGGCGTCGACATTCAAGCGGAGATGCACGAGCGCCACCGCGAGGAGGGCGTCCCAGAAACCGTCGAATTAGTCACGGCGGGCATCGACTCGCTGCCCTTCGACGACGGCGAACTGGATGGGGCCTTCTCGACGATGACTCACCACGAGTACGCCACGGCCGAGACGATGGCCGAACTCGCTCGCGTAATCCGCACGGACGGCCGACTCGTCACCGTCGATTGGTCCGCGACGGGAACGGGCGACGAGGGCCCCTCGATGGACGAACGCTTCGGCCCGGACGAGGTCTCGAGGCAACTCGAGGACGCAGGCTTCAGCGTCGAGCGCGTTCACGACCGCCCGGAGACGTTCGCCATCGTCGCCGAACGGTAA
- a CDS encoding dihydrolipoyl dehydrogenase, which translates to MDAGVSEFDLLVIGSGSGLDVASAAARRGQSVAVVERGPLGGTCLNRGCIPSKKLLYHAEVLQTLERADEFGIDADIAGVDFAGIVREVTTDVSESADSIHHGLQTSSQHTLLEGEGRFVDDRTIEIVDGPDTGKRARAETVLIAAGTRPAIPSIDGLEAVDYLTSTEALQLEEPPDELVIVGGGYIAAELAHFFGTFGSDVSIVGRRRTLLPEADEEVGAAFTDRYADRFDVHAGYEAVGVSESDGTLSIEARPYPPAWDEPDEAERDPVTVTGDTLLVAAGRRPNTDLLNLEATGVETDERGFVETDASLRTTAEGIWALGDIVGEYLLKHNANHEAQTVVRNLFGDDLERVDYTAIPFAVFGSPEVAGVGAREQDLRDDGREYASRTYRYEDTARGSAMKAEGFVKVIIEPHGEILGCHILGPEASNLLEEVVVAMTAGTGTVWDIRESVHIHPALSEVVDRAFAGQFVRRGGGSHEHDHTHDGERHHEHDDDQSHSHDGYDHTHDGHDHDTRSRE; encoded by the coding sequence ATGGACGCTGGAGTTTCGGAGTTCGACCTTCTCGTCATTGGCTCTGGATCGGGGCTCGACGTCGCGAGCGCCGCCGCTCGCCGCGGCCAGTCGGTCGCGGTCGTCGAGCGGGGGCCGCTGGGAGGCACCTGCCTCAACCGCGGGTGTATCCCCTCGAAGAAGCTGCTGTACCACGCGGAGGTGTTGCAGACTCTCGAACGCGCCGACGAGTTTGGAATCGACGCCGACATCGCCGGTGTCGACTTCGCCGGTATCGTTCGCGAGGTCACCACTGACGTTTCCGAGAGCGCCGACTCGATCCACCACGGGTTGCAGACCTCGAGCCAGCACACGCTGCTCGAGGGCGAGGGGCGATTCGTCGACGACAGGACGATCGAAATCGTCGACGGTCCCGACACGGGCAAGCGCGCTCGAGCGGAGACTGTCCTCATCGCGGCCGGAACGCGGCCGGCGATTCCGTCGATCGACGGCCTCGAGGCCGTCGACTACCTCACGAGCACGGAGGCGTTACAACTCGAGGAGCCACCCGACGAACTCGTGATCGTCGGCGGGGGGTACATCGCCGCCGAACTCGCGCACTTCTTTGGCACCTTCGGGAGCGACGTTTCGATCGTCGGGCGACGCCGGACCCTCCTCCCGGAGGCGGACGAGGAGGTCGGTGCGGCGTTCACCGACCGCTACGCCGACCGGTTCGATGTCCACGCGGGGTACGAAGCCGTCGGCGTCTCGGAGTCCGACGGCACCCTCTCGATCGAGGCCCGCCCGTATCCACCCGCGTGGGACGAACCGGACGAGGCCGAGCGCGACCCCGTGACCGTCACTGGCGACACGCTACTGGTTGCGGCAGGCAGACGGCCAAACACCGATCTGTTGAACCTCGAGGCGACGGGTGTCGAAACTGACGAACGCGGCTTCGTCGAGACCGACGCGTCCCTTCGCACCACGGCCGAGGGTATCTGGGCACTCGGGGATATCGTCGGCGAGTACCTGCTCAAACACAACGCGAACCACGAGGCCCAGACTGTTGTCCGGAACCTGTTCGGTGACGACCTCGAGCGAGTCGACTACACGGCAATTCCCTTCGCCGTCTTCGGATCGCCCGAGGTAGCCGGCGTCGGCGCTCGAGAGCAAGATCTACGGGACGACGGCCGAGAGTACGCGTCGCGTACGTATCGCTACGAGGACACCGCTCGTGGAAGCGCGATGAAGGCGGAGGGATTCGTGAAAGTGATCATCGAACCGCACGGGGAGATTCTGGGCTGTCACATCCTCGGACCCGAGGCGTCGAACCTCCTCGAGGAGGTCGTCGTCGCGATGACCGCGGGGACGGGGACCGTCTGGGACATCCGCGAGTCGGTTCACATCCATCCCGCGCTCTCGGAGGTCGTCGACCGCGCGTTTGCCGGGCAGTTCGTCCGTCGCGGAGGCGGTTCTCACGAACACGACCACACTCACGACGGCGAACGTCACCACGAGCACGACGACGATCAAAGCCACAGCCACGATGGATACGACCACACTCACGACGGACACGACCACGACACTCGTTCTCGCGAGTGA
- a CDS encoding PKD domain-containing protein has protein sequence MVVRTAGALGLTALAGCGGPGEETENGDDPENGNDDENGADNGDWEDVEEFYFEGRVEAWTGVEPDIIDGEDNPTITLIEDNEYDFTWINEDGVTHNLEIRDENDDIVEDYQSDDGEEEGEETTLEGVVASEEMAVYICTYHESTQVGDIEIESD, from the coding sequence ATGGTAGTACGAACCGCTGGTGCGCTCGGTCTGACGGCGCTTGCGGGGTGTGGGGGACCGGGAGAGGAAACGGAGAACGGAGACGACCCCGAAAACGGAAACGACGACGAAAACGGTGCAGACAACGGCGACTGGGAAGACGTCGAGGAGTTTTACTTCGAAGGACGTGTCGAGGCGTGGACCGGCGTCGAACCCGACATCATCGACGGCGAAGATAACCCGACTATCACGCTGATCGAAGACAACGAGTACGACTTTACGTGGATCAACGAGGACGGCGTCACGCACAACCTCGAGATCCGGGACGAAAACGACGACATCGTCGAAGACTATCAGAGCGACGACGGCGAAGAAGAGGGTGAGGAAACGACGCTCGAGGGCGTCGTCGCCTCCGAGGAGATGGCCGTCTACATCTGTACGTATCACGAATCGACACAGGTCGGAGATATCGAGATTGAATCGGACTGA
- a CDS encoding DsrE family protein, with the protein MESTASDSSVDSIGIVLETADPERAWNALRLGITALEDGHDVSAFLLGEGVEAEEITDEQFDVRDRMEAFVDAGGDLQACGTCLEIRNSEESEYCPMSTMTDLLEVVTSADRVLTIG; encoded by the coding sequence ATGGAGTCAACCGCTTCGGATTCATCGGTCGACAGCATTGGAATCGTTCTCGAGACGGCGGACCCCGAACGAGCGTGGAACGCACTTCGACTCGGGATTACGGCGCTCGAGGACGGCCACGACGTTTCGGCGTTCCTGCTCGGGGAGGGTGTCGAAGCCGAGGAGATCACCGACGAGCAATTCGACGTTCGCGACCGAATGGAAGCGTTCGTCGATGCCGGAGGCGACCTACAGGCGTGTGGAACGTGTCTGGAAATTCGCAATAGCGAGGAGAGCGAGTACTGTCCGATGTCGACGATGACGGATCTCCTCGAGGTCGTCACGTCGGCAGATCGCGTCCTGACGATCGGGTAA